TAAGATACTACCTGCCAAGTTATGTGTTTCATCTTTCAATCTAGCAGTTCCATTAGCAACAACAACTGGTAATTCACCTAGTACGTAATCACCGTCTGGCATTAAACCAGCACGCATACAATCAGTAATTAGGGCTACATGTTCAGCACCCTTCTTTTCAATTACGATTCTAGCAGCAAATGGGTTAACGTGGTGACCATCACAAATCAATTCATCATCAACTAAATGCATTGAAAGTGCAGCACCAACCATACCAGGTACACGGTGATTCAAGCCACTCATACCATTGTATGTATGTGTAAATCCAGTAGCACCAGCTTCAACACAAGCCTTAGCTTGTTCAAATGTGGCATCACTGTGACCCAAATATACAGCAACATCATTAGATGCAACAGCTTTAACAAACTCTGGAGCACCCTTTCTTTCAGGGGCAATTGAGATCTTCTTGATCATGCCGTGTGCGGCATCTTGCCAGTCTTTGAATTCTTCAGCATCTGGATCTCTGAAATACTTAGGATTTTGAGCACCCTTGTGCTTTTCAGTATAGAAAGGACCTTCAAAATGAATCCCTTGAATCTTAGCACCAGTAGCTTTTTTATAGTTGTCACCGATTGTTTGACAAATGTGTTTTAGTTGATCATGTGATGCTGTCAATGTTGTTGGCAACCATGAAGTAACACCTGCCTTTAATAGACCTTCTGACATTTCATTAAGTTTACCAAAATCATCATCCATAACATCATGACCACATAGACCATGAATATGAGTATCCACAAGACCCGGAGCAATGAACTTGTCTGAGTAATCAACAATCTTGCCTTCAGGTTTTTCATCATCTGTAGTAAAGAACTTACCAAATTTACCGTCATCAGTAACTTCTAGGTAGCCACCGTTTTCAGTTGTATTTTTTAAAAAGAATTTTTTAGCATGAATATAATATGACATTATCGAGTCTCCTTACTAATTTTAACGTTTTCATTATACCATTATTCACTGGTCTATACCACGGTCTAATCAAAAAAAGACTATCTGTCTTCATATAAAAAAAGAT
This sequence is a window from Companilactobacillus alimentarius DSM 20249. Protein-coding genes within it:
- the nagA gene encoding N-acetylglucosamine-6-phosphate deacetylase, whose protein sequence is MSYYIHAKKFFLKNTTENGGYLEVTDDGKFGKFFTTDDEKPEGKIVDYSDKFIAPGLVDTHIHGLCGHDVMDDDFGKLNEMSEGLLKAGVTSWLPTTLTASHDQLKHICQTIGDNYKKATGAKIQGIHFEGPFYTEKHKGAQNPKYFRDPDAEEFKDWQDAAHGMIKKISIAPERKGAPEFVKAVASNDVAVYLGHSDATFEQAKACVEAGATGFTHTYNGMSGLNHRVPGMVGAALSMHLVDDELICDGHHVNPFAARIVIEKKGAEHVALITDCMRAGLMPDGDYVLGELPVVVANGTARLKDETHNLAGSILLLKDAIKNVVDWNIATEEEAVEMASYTAAKSSKVLDKCGIIADGRDADFIVLDDDMTLSETYLDGVSRYQA